One stretch of Methylopila sp. 73B DNA includes these proteins:
- a CDS encoding ETC complex I subunit, which produces MTARIYKPARTAMQSGVGKTKRWLLEHEAAEARRIEPLMGWTSSGDTRAQVKLWFDTKEEAIAYAEREGLAFRVQEPKPAAPRTFSYSDNFRAGRPEPWTH; this is translated from the coding sequence ATGACCGCACGCATCTACAAGCCGGCGCGCACCGCGATGCAGTCGGGCGTCGGAAAGACCAAGCGCTGGCTGCTGGAGCACGAGGCGGCGGAAGCGCGGCGGATCGAGCCGCTGATGGGCTGGACCTCCTCCGGCGACACCCGCGCGCAGGTGAAGCTCTGGTTCGACACCAAGGAAGAGGCGATCGCCTACGCCGAACGCGAGGGTCTCGCCTTCCGCGTCCAGGAGCCGAAGCCGGCCGCGCCGCGGACCTTCTCCTACTCCGACAATTTCCGCGCCGGCCGTCCCGAACCCTGGACGCACTGA